From one Musa acuminata AAA Group cultivar baxijiao chromosome BXJ2-6, Cavendish_Baxijiao_AAA, whole genome shotgun sequence genomic stretch:
- the LOC135614418 gene encoding RING-H2 finger protein ATL67-like: MWPPFWPHSLPSAGMSTYASSDGAAPSTTPSSSIFTSLALPFAVAVALGLLVLLSAFLLASYVCCRGQPQSTALDPSAVPADGIVAPPRIIFVPEDDDGDGSEGGGGGQASGLDQTAISSYPKFPFSAAKGGDTVCSICLCEYRKGEMLRMMPDCRHHFHLLCIDVWLRLNASCPVCRTSPLPTPVSTPTSTPLSEVVPLSQFAADRRRRA; encoded by the coding sequence ATGTGGCCACCATTCTGGCCCCACTCCCTTCCCTCCGCAGGAATGTCCACTTACGCTTCCTCGGACGGCGCCGCCCCTTCCACCACcccctcctcctccatcttcacCTCTCTCGCCCTTCccttcgccgtcgccgtcgccctcGGCTTGCTCGTCCTCCTCTCCGCCTTCCTCCTCGCCTCCTACGTCTGCTGCCGCGGCCAACCCCAGAGCACTGCCCTCGACCCTAGCGCCGTTCCCGCCGATGGAATCGTGGCCCCACCTCGTATAATCTTCGTCCCCGAGGATGACGATGGAGACGGCAGCGAGGGCGGGGGCGGCGGTCAAGCCTCGGGACTCGACCAGACTGCCATCAGCTCGTACCCTAAGTTTCCGTTCTCGGCAGCCAAGGGCGGGGATACCGTCTGCTCGATCTGCCTTTGCGAGTACCGGAAAGGGGAGATGCTCCGAATGATGCCCGATTGCCGCCACCACTTTCACCTCCTCTGTATCGATGTCTGGCTCCGGCTCAATGCATCCTGCCCGGTCTGCCGGACTTCGCCGTTGCCTACACCGGTGTCTACTCCAACCTCGACCCCACTGTCGGAGGTCGTCCCGCTCTCCCAGTTTGCAGCGGATCGCAGGCGGAGGGCATGA
- the LOC135614417 gene encoding ABC transporter G family member 4-like, with translation MAEQHSSPPPLSPPPPPQEMKTKTYELAAHSIFYAKPTAVHPLKLLLHPCRPSPPPHYILRDVSLTARPGEILAIVGPSGAGKSTLLDVLAARTAPTAGYVRLNSSPLHPASFRRLSAHVPQHDASLPLLTVFETFAFAARLLLHRCHASAIIASLLADLRLSRVAHTRLSGNLSGGERRRVSIGLSLLRDPSVLLLDEPTSGLDSLSAHLVLQSLRSVAASRCTTVVLSIHQPSSRLLSSIDSLLLLSNGSVIHHGSLSSLDRFLLSSGFSAPSQINPLEFAMEVLHQLPHPTTATVKAQRASAAKLKESRIEGEEELSVHYSSSRVREIVTLYGRCWKLVYRTKQLLLANTLEALIVGFLLGTIYINVSFDDEGMAKRLGLFAFTLTFLLSTTTETLPIFVEERPILLRETSSGLYRLSSHLIAGTLVFVPYLLAISLLYSVSVYFLTGLCASWSALANFVLIVWALVLTANSFVLFISSLAPDYIAGTSLVTVSLAGFFLFSGYFIAKENMPEYWAFAHYLSPFKYGLDALLANEYGCHANRCFAWAGQEMGGACLVTGRDVLERRGLKEGEGWANLQVLWGFFVFYRLLYWIVLRRRASASKK, from the coding sequence ATGGCTGAACAGCATTCATCACCTCCGCCACtatcgccaccaccaccaccacaagagATGAAGACGAAGACATATGAACTAGCCGCGCACTCCATATTCTATGCTAAGCCCACCGCCGTCCACCCCTTGAAGCTGCTCCTGCACCCGTGCCGGCCCTCCCCGCCGCCGCATTACATCCTCCGCGACGTGTCCCTCACCGCCCGCCCCGGTGAGATCCTTGCCATCGTTGGCCCCAGCGGTGCCGGCAAGTCCACTCTCCTCGACGTCCTCGCCGCCCGCACCGCCCCCACCGCCGGCTACGTCCGCCTCAACTCCTCTCCCCTACACCCCGCCTCCTTCCGCCGCCTGTCAGCCCACGTCCCCCAGCACGAcgcttctctccctctcctcacCGTCTTCGAGACCTTCGCCTTCGCCGcccgcctcctcctccaccgtTGCCACGCCTCCGCCATCATCGCCTCCCTACTCGCCGACCTCCGCCTCTCCCGCGTCGCCCACACCCGCCTCTCCGGCAACCTCTCTGGCGGCGAGCGTCGGCGGGTCTCCATCGGCCTCAGCCTCCTGCGCGACCCCTCCGTGCTCCTCCTCGACGAGCCCACCTCCGGTCTCGACAGCTTGTCGGCGCACCTCGTTCTGCAGTCCCTGCGCAGTGTCGCCGCATCCCGCTGCACCACCGTGGTCCTCTCGATCCACCAGCCCAGCTCCCGCCTCCTCTCCTCCATcgactccctcctcctcctctccaacgGTTCCGTCATCCACCACGGCTCTCTCTCCTCCCTCGACCGCTTCCTCCTCTCCTCAGGCTTCTCTGCACCTTCCCAGATCAACCCCCTCGAGTTCGCCATGGAAGTGCTCCACCAACTCCCCCACCCAACCACCGCTACCGTTAAAGCACAACGAGCTTCCGCCGCTAAGCTAAAAGAATCAAGGATCGAAGGAGAAGAAGAACTCTCCGTCCACTATTCCAGCTCTCGAGTTCGAGAGATTGTTACGCTCTACGGTCGCTGCTGGAAGCTGGTGTACCGCACCAAGCAGCTCCTCCTCGCCAACACTCTCGAGGCCCTCATCGTCGGCTTCCTCCTCGGCACCATCTACATCAACGTGAGCTTCGACGACGAGGGCATGGCGAAGCGACTCGGCCTCTTCGCCTTCACCCTGACCTTCCTGCTCTCCACCACCACCGAGACGCTCCCAATCTTCGTCGAGGAGCGCCCCATCCTGCTCCGCGAGACCTCCTCCGGCCTCTACCGCCTCTCTTCCCACCTCATCGCCGGGACTCTCGTCTTCGTACCCTACCTCCTCGCCATATCCCTCCTCTACTCCGTCTCGGTCTACTTTCTCACCGGGCTGTGCGCCTCCTGGTCCGCGTTGGCCAACTTCGTCCTCATCGTGTGGGCGCTGGTCCTCACCGCCAACTCCTTCGTCCTGTTCATCAGCTCCCTCGCGCCGGACTACATCGCCGGGACGTCGCTGGTGACGGTCTCCCTGGCGGGGTTCTTCCTCTTCTCTGGCTACTTCATAGCCAAGGAGAACATGCCGGAGTACTGGGCCTTCGCGCACTACCTCTCCCCATTCAAGTACGGGTTGGACGCACTGCTCGCGAACGAGTACGGCTGCCATGCGAACCGGTGCTTCGCGTGGGCGGGCCAGGAGATGGGAGGGGCGTGTCTGGTGACAGGAAGAGACGTGTTAGAGCGGCGGGGATTGAAGGAAGGAGAAGGGTGGGCGAACTTGCAGGTGCTGTGGGGGTTCTTCGTCTTCTACCGCCTGCTCTATTGGATTGTCCTTCGCAGGAGAGCCTCGGCCTCCAAGAAATGA
- the LOC103987061 gene encoding large ribosomal subunit protein eL37z: MGKGTGSFGKRRNKTHTLCVRCGRRSFHLQKSRCSACGYPSSRIRKYNWSVKAIRRKTTGTGRMRYLRHVPRRFKSNFREGTQAAPRKKAVADA, encoded by the exons ATG GGGAAGGGAACCGGGAGCTTCGGGAAGCGGAGGAACAAGACCCACACCCTCTGCGTCCGCTGCGGTCGCCGCAGCTTCCACCTCCAGAAGAGCCGCTGCAGTGCCTGCGGCTACCCTTCTAGCCGGATCCGCAAAT ATAACTGGAGCGTGAAGGCGATCCGGAGGAAGACGACGGGAACCGGGAGGATGCGGTACCTCCGCCACGTACCACGCCGCTTCAAGAGCAACTTCCGCGAAG GTACTCAAGCGGCTCCCAGGAAGAAGGCCGTGGCTGACGCTTAA
- the LOC135614419 gene encoding subtilisin-like protease SBT6.1 — protein MADRSRASHGSSALLAPLFLALIPFSLVRPASDPSAIVTGSNYGALAPARNHVVRFLEYRMAEDHRAYVAENLGSRNGWRWVERRNPAASFPTDFGVLEIGDLYRASLIEELRRLGRVKDVYVDTSYSRSLFVEESPKGGNFYDLEKRPGKIFTSMSFEEGEEVVYSPVSNASISWRRKLMMQRSQVTSLFGADRLWTKGFTGRRVKMAIFDTGIRADHPHFRNIKERTNWTNEDTLNDNLGHGTFVAGVVAGEDAECLGFAPDTEIYAFRVFTDAQVSYTSWFLDAFNYAIATNMDVLNLSIGGPDYLDLPFVEKVWELTANNIIMVSAIGNDGPLYGTLNNPADQSDVIGVGGIDYNDHIASFSSRGMSTWEIPHGYGRVKPDVVAYGREIMGSKISTGCKSLSGTSVASPVVAGIVCLLVSVIPESMRKDYLNPASMKQALVEGATKLSGPNMYEQGAGRINLWESYQILENYQPRASIFPSVLDYTDCPYSWPFCRQPLYAGAMPVIFNATILNGMGVIGYVETPPTWHPYDEVGNLLSIHFTYSDVIWPWTGYLALHMQIKDEGAQFSGLIEGNVTLNVYSPSPPREKGLRSSTCVLYLKLKVVPTPPRSKRILWDQYHNIKYPPGYIPRDSLDVRNDILDWHGDHLHTNFHIMYNMLRDAGYYVETLGSPLTCFDASHYGALLMVDLEDEYFKEEIQKLRDDVINGGLGIAVFAEWYNVDSMVRMRFFDDNTRSWWTPVTGGANIPALNELLAPLGIAFGDKILNGDFSINGEQSHYASGTDIVKFPQGGYLHSFEFQDNSESGATQNILSASGMTKVSPILGLAEVGKGRVAVYGDSNCLDGSHMVTNCYWLLRKILDFTNRNVKDPVLFSDSAKTSKPLHEEESRLPLRRTDVNFSSYSSVVGKDLICHHDSRFEVWGTKGYGIHQLTGRNRKRYSTIDMVNDSNNTVIEFNVEVDEATTHKGSGNYSGLVDRNKSRNSIDFLGLLNHDEVDIPMLMAGQWIIPLLVALACLLSFLSWRMRQKRRRRRKGSASGRLMNMV, from the exons ATGGCCGATCGAAGCCGCGCCTCCCACGGCTCCTCCGCCCTCCTCGCGCCGCTGTTCCTCGCCTTGATCCCCTTCTCCCTGGTTCGCCCTGCTTCCGATCCGTCGGCGATCGTCACCGGATCGAATTACGGAGCCCTCGCTCCCGCCCGGAACCACGTCGTCAGGTTTCTGGAGTACCGGATGGCAGAGGATCACCGGGCCTACGTTGCTGAGAATCTTGGATCCCGGAACGGGTGGAGGTGGGTCGAGCGAAGGAACCCGGCGGCTTCGTTTCCTACGGATTTCGGAGTTTTGGAGATTGGGGATCTGTATCGGGCATCGCTGATCGAAGAGCTCCGAAGGTTGGGGCGGGTGAAGGATGTGTACGTCGATACGAGTTATTCGAGGAGTTTGTTCGTGGAGGAGAGTCCCAAAGGCGGTAACTTCTATGATTTGGAGAAGCGGCCTGGGAAGATTTTCACATCGATGTCTTTtgaagaaggagaggaggtggTTTATAGTCCGGTTAGCAATGCTTCCATTAGCTGGAGAAGAAAGCTCATGATGCAG AGATCTCAAGTTACTTCTCTTTTTGGAGCTGACAGACTTTGGACTAAGGGTTTCACTGGGAGAAGGGTAAAAATGGCAATTTTTGATACTGGTATTCGAGCAGATCACCCACATTTTCGTAATATTAAG GAACGCACAAATTGGACAAATGAAGATACACTAAACGACAACCTTGGGCATGGCACCTTCGTAGCCGGAGTTGTTGCTGGTGAAGATGCAGAGTGCTTGGGTTTTGCTCCAGACACTGAGATATATGCTTTTCGTGTATTTACAGATGCTCAG GTTTCTTATACATCTTGGTTTCTCGATGCATTTAATTATGCTATAGCCACCAACATGGATGTGCTAAATCTTAGTATTGGTGGACCTGATTATCTTGATCTCCCATTTGTAGAGAAG GTGTGGGAGCTCACAGCAAATAATATTATCATGGTGTCAGCTATTGGAAATGATGGACCTCTGTATGGAACCCTTAATAATCCTGCTGATCAAAGTGATGTTATTGGAGTCGGTGGTATTGATTACAATGATCATATTGCTTCTTTCTCCTCACGTGGCATGAGTACTTGGGAGATTCCTCATGG TTATGGTCGCGTCAAACCAGATGTTGTTGCCTATGGTCGTGAAATTATGGGATCTAAGATCAGCACTGGTTGCAAGAGCCTGTCAGGTACTAGTGTTGCAAGTCCGGTTGTTGCAGGTATTGTCTGCTTGCTTGTTAGTGTCATACCCGAGAGCATGCGAAAAGATTATTTGAATCCTGCAAGCATGAAGCAAGCACTAGTTGAGGGTGCAACCAAACTTTCTGGTCCGAACATGTATGAGCAAGGCGCAGGCAGAATTAACCT TTGGGAGTCATATCAGATCCTGGAAAATTACCAACCACGAGCTAGCATTTTTCCCAGTGTCCTTGACTACACAGATTGTCCTTACTCCTGGCCTTTCTGTCGGCAGCCTCTTTATGCTGGGGCTATGCCTGTTATTTTCAATGCAACTATACTGAACGGCATGGGTGTGATTGGTTATGTTGAGACGCCACCAACATGGCATCCTTATGATGAAGTGGGCAACCTGCTTAGCATTCATTTCACCTATTCTGATGTAATCTGGCCTTGGACCGGATACCTTGCACTTCACATGCAGATTAAGGATGAAGGTGCTCAGTTCTCTGGGCTAATTGAAGGTAATGTGACACTTAATGTGTACAGCCCATCACCTCCCAGAGAAAAAGGGTTACGAAGTAGTACGTGTGTGCTATATCTGAAACTAAAAGTTGTTCCAACACCTCCTAGGTCAAAAAGAATTTTGTGGGACCAGTATCACAATATAAAGTATCCACCTGGATACATTCCAAGAGACTCCTTAGATGTCCGAAATGACATCCTTGATTGGCATGGTGACCACCTGCATACAAATTTTCATATCATGTACAACATGCTAAGGGATGCAGGATACTATGTTGAAACGCTTGGGTCAcctctgacatgttttgatgctaGTCATTATGGAGCACTGCTTATGGTGGATCTTGAAGATGAATACTTCAAAGAAGAAATTCAGAAACTTAGGGATGATGTTATAAATGGAGGGCTCGGTATTGCTGTCTTTGCTGAATGGTATAATGTAGATTCAATGGTTAGAATGAGATTTTTTGATGACAACACACGGAGTTGGTGGACACCTGTTACTGGTGGTGCAAATATTCCAGCACTTAATGAACTTTTGGCTCCACTTGGTATTGCTTTTGGGGACAAAATCTTGAATGGTGATTTCTCCATCAATGGAGAACAGAGCCACTATGCCTCTGGTACTGATATTGTAAAATTTCCACAAGGTGGTTATTTGCATAGTTTTGAATTCCAGGACAATTCAGAAAGTGGTGCAACACAGAACATTCTTTCGGCTTCTGGGATGACTAAG GTTTCCCCAATTCTTGGTCTCGCTGAAGTCGGGAAGGGGAGGGTTGCAGTGTATGGAGATTCAAATTGTCTTGATGGCAGTCATATGGTAACAAACTGCTATTGGCTTCTGAGGAAGATACTAGATTTCACTAACAGGAATGTCAAAGATCCTGTGCTTTTCTCAGACTCTGCTAAAACTAGCAAGCCATTGCATGAAGAAGAGAGCCGGCTACCATTACGCAGAACAGATGTAAATTTTTCTTCATATTCCTCAGTAGTGGGCAAAGATTTGATCTGTCATCATGACTCTAGGTTTGAGGTTTGGGGAACAAAAGGATATGGTATTCACCAACTCACTGGTAGGAATAGAAAACGGTATTCAACTATTGATATGGTTAATGATTCGAACAATACGGTGATAGAATTCAATGTGGAGGTTGATGAAGCAACAACACATAAGGGCTCAGGAAATTATTCTGGATTAGTTGATCGAAACAAATCCAGGAACAGCATTGATTTCTTAGGGCTGCTCAACCATGATGAG GTTGACATACCTATGCTGATGGCAGGTCAATGGATTATTCCGTTATTGGTTGCTTTGGCTT GCCTTCTATCATTCTTAAGCTGGCGAATGCGACAGAAGCGACGAAGACGAAGGAAGGGGTCGGCATCGGGTCGGCTGATGAACATGGTGTAG